From a single Solanum dulcamara chromosome 4, daSolDulc1.2, whole genome shotgun sequence genomic region:
- the LOC129885591 gene encoding probable LRR receptor-like serine/threonine-protein kinase At4g37250 has product MMSFSEQYYSFWSFGVFFFLLFLPSFGLNIDGTLLLSFKYSVLDDPLSVLDNWDYNDATPCLWTGVTCAPDMFRVISLVLPNSKLIGSVPEELGFIQHLHTIDLSNNFLNGTLPVSLLNASELQVLSLSNNAISGELPESIGGLKSLNLLNLSVNAFVGNIPQKLSSLQNLKAVSLRKNYFSGAVPSGFQFVEVLDLSSNLLNGTLPDDFGGDSLKYLNFSSNKLSGLVSPQFAKKIPANATIDLSFNCLTGEIPESIALSNQKTEFFAGNTDLCGKPLKKLCTIPSTLSSPPNITNNPPAIAAIPKEINSTPLQDSDGTTETAAQNQQQHGLKPGTIMGIIVGDLAGVGVLAVVFLYVYKLKKKKKASESIIESSIDKDQKFNKTPEPSVLVVKEKDTIFPGWPCLTIHQESSDTDDSKNQESEDQVEYETEQKNEKNKKSERSFVMVDGETELELETLLKASAYILGSSGASIVYKAVLEDGTAFAVRRIGESGVEKLKDFEQQIKAINKLRHPNLVRVRGFYWGDEKLVIYDYLANGSLANIGYRKVGSSPYHLSYEVRLKIAKGIARGLTYIHDKRHVHGNIKPSNILLTPDMEPIISDIGLHGLIHSKNSCKPENSARHFGSKRSTSSSRDGLNDQPVHGSPYIAPAGFVVGCTSPYHAPESLESLKPSPKWDVYSFGIVLLELLTGKVFSVRELSQWTTGSVEDDVDRVLRMADVAIRADVESREETMVSLFKLGFSCASLNPQKRPTMKDALHVLDKVPGYSHY; this is encoded by the exons ATGATGTCTTTCTCAGAGCAGTACTATTCTTTCTGGTCATTTGGggtctttttcttccttctttttcttccttcatTTGGTCTCAACATAGATGGAACTCTCTTGTTGTCTTTCAAATACTCTGTTCTTGATGACCCTTTATCAGTTCTTGATAATTGGGACTATAATGATGCAACCCCATGTCTGTGGACTGGTGTAACTTGTGCACCAGACATGTTTAGAGTCATAAGTTTAGTTCTCCCAAATTCTAAGCTTATTGGTTCTGTTCCAGAAGAATTAGGCTTTATTCAACATCTTCATACTATTGATCTTTCAAATAATTTCTTGAATGGAACACTTCCTGTTTCACTTCTCAATGCTTCTGAACTTCAAGTCCTTTCATTGTCAAACAATGCTATTTCTGGTGAACTTCCTGAGTCTATTGGAGGGTTGAAGAGCTTAAACCTTCTAAATCTTTCTGTCAATGCATTTGTTGGAAATATTCCACAAAAGCTGAGTTCTTTGCAGAATCTAAAAGCTGTTTCTTTAAGGAAAAACTATTTTTCTGGTGCAGTACCAAGTGGATTTCAGTTTGTTGAAGTGTTGGATCTTTCTTCTAACTTGTTGAATGGAACATTGCCTGATGATTTTGGTGGTGATAGTTTGAAATACTTGAACTTTTCTTCAAACAAGCTATCTGGTTTAGTGTCACCACAATTTGCCAAGAAAATACCAGCAAATGCTACAATTGATCTTTCTTTCAACTGCCTTACAGGTGAAATCCCAGAGTCAATAGCCTTATCAAACCAGAAAACAGAGTTCTTTGCAGGAAATACAGATCTTTGTGGCAAACCACTCAAGAAACTCTGTACAATCCCTTCAACACTTTCATCTCCACCTAATATAACCAATAATCCTCCAGCAATTGCAGCCATCCCAAAAGAAATTAACTCAACCCCACTTCAAGATTCTGATGGAACAACAGAAACTGCAGCTcagaatcaacaacaacatgGGCTTAAGCCAGGAACCATAATGGGAATCATAGTAGGTGACTTAGCTGGTGTCGGTGTCCTTGCTGTTGTCTTTCTTTATGTctacaaattgaagaagaagaaaaaagcaaGTGAGTCAATCATAGAGAGCTCAATTGACAAAgaccaaaaattcaacaaaactCCAGAACCATCAGTACTAGttgtaaaagaaaaagataCCATTTTTCCTGGTTGGCCATGCTTGACCATACATCAAGAAAGTTCAGATACTGATGACAGTAAAAACCAAGAAAGTGAAGACCAAGTTGAGTATGAAACAGAACAAAAGAATGAGAAAAACAAGAAATCGGAAAGGTCTTTTGTGATGGTGGATGGTGAAACAGAATTAGAGCTAGAAACTTTGCTAAAAGCTTCAGCTTATATTTTGGGGTCAAGTGGAGCTAGCATAGTTTACAAAGCTGTGTTAGAAGATGGAACTGCATTTGCTGTTAGGAGAATTGGTGAGAGTGGTGTTGAAAAATTGAAGGATTTTGAGCAACAAATTAAAGCAATTAACAAGTTAAGGCATCCAAATCTTGTTCGTGTTAGAGGATTCTATTGGGGAGATGAGAAATTAGTAATCTATGACTATCTTGCTAACGGAAGCTTAGCCAATATTGGTTACA GAAAAGTTGGTTCCTCTCCATACCATTTATCATATGAAGTTCGGCTCAAGATAGCAAAAGGAATTGCGAGAGGATTGACCTACATCCACGACAAGAGACATGTGCATGGCAATATTAAACCCAGTAACATTCTCTTAACACCAGATATGGAGCCCATAATAAGTGACATTGGCCTTCATGGGCTTATTCATAGTAAAAATAGCTGCAAACCGGAGAATTCAGCCCGGCATTTCGGTAGCAAGCGGTCCACGTCCTCCTCCCGAGATGGTTTAAATGATCAACCGGTTCATGGAAGTCCTTACATTGCCCCAGCCGGGTTCGTGGTGGGGTGCACATCTCCGTACCATGCCCCGGAGTCATTGGAGAGCCTCAAGCCTAGTCCTAAATGGGATGTTTACTCATTTGGGATTGTGTTACTTGAGCTTCTAACCGGGAAAGTATTCTCGGTTCGGGAGTTGAGCCAGTGGACCACCGGTTCAGTAGAGGATGACGTGGACCGGGTTTTGAGGATGGCTGACGTGGCAATCAGAGCTGACGTGGAGAGCAGGGAAGAGACCATGGTGTCATTGTTTAAGTTAGGTTTTAGTTGTGCATCATTGAATCCACAAAAAAGGCCTACAATGAAAGATGCCCTTCATGTGCTTGATAAAGTACCAGGTTATTCACATTACTAA
- the LOC129885590 gene encoding stress enhanced protein 1, chloroplastic — MAVVQISSSFCTSIRDVVVSNPVSVSSIRSSTRTQFGTAFATGSPLLIRNSFSQIKAMPSRVASLSIRCGQNTNEESNLDVWLGRSAMVGFAAAISVEIATGKGLLENFGVSGPLPTVALAVTALVGILTAVFIFQSASKN, encoded by the exons ATGGCTGTCGTTCAAATTTCAAGCTCTTTCTGCACTTCAATTCGTG ATGTTGTTGTGTCAAACCCAGTAAGCGTTTCTTCTATTAGGAGCTCAACTCGTACTCAATTTGGGACTGCTTTTGCTACTGGTTCTCCCTTAT TGATCAGGAACAGTTTCTCTCAGATTAAAGCTATGCCAAGTAGAGTAGCATCACTTTCCATACGATGTGGGCAGAATACCAACGAAGAAAGTAATTTGGACGTATGGCTTGGTCGATCTGCCATGGTTGGTTTTGCAGCTGCTATTAGTGTAGAAATAGCCACTGGCAAAGGTCTTCTGGAG AATTTCGGGGTCTCAGGGCCCTTACCTACAGTAGCATTGGCAGTCACTGCATTGGTGGGCATTTTGACCGCTGTCTTTATCTTCCAGTCTGCATCAAAGAACTGa